In Chiloscyllium plagiosum isolate BGI_BamShark_2017 unplaced genomic scaffold, ASM401019v2 scaf_4560, whole genome shotgun sequence, a single genomic region encodes these proteins:
- the LOC122545756 gene encoding homeobox protein NANOG-like isoform X2 — protein MCLHRSHVVLPNPVTSTAQQQVPKKTEFSRGRARTVFSEEQKRKLMQRFHRQKYISPQERTELATALGLNCKQVKTWYQNRRMKLKRSQCLQTPGTSWDQPSFNPVSSQLAVF, from the exons ATGTGTTTGCACCGTTCACATGTAGTGCTCCCAAACCCCGTGACCAGCACCGCCCAGCAACAGGTCCCAAAGAAGACGGAATTTTCCAGGGGCCGAGCGCGCACCGTGTTCAGCGAGGAGCAGAAAAGGAAACTGATGCAACGGTTTCACAGGCAGAAATATATTTCTCCACAAGAGAGGACAGAGCTCGCCACCGCCCTCGGACTGAATTGTAAACAG GTCAAGACATGGTATCAGAATAGGAGGATGAAGCTGAAACGCAGTCAGTGTCTCCAAACCCCAGGAACCTCTTGGGATCAACCCAGTTTCAATCCTGTTTCATCCCAG TTAGCTGTCttctag
- the LOC122545756 gene encoding homeobox protein NANOG-like isoform X1, whose amino-acid sequence MCLHRSHVVLPNPVTSTAQQQVPKKTEFSRGRARTVFSEEQKRKLMQRFHRQKYISPQERTELATALGLNCKQVKTWYQNRRMKLKRSQCLQTPGTSWDQPSFNPVSSQTVSCLLVLWHLISGQGRLENDGQYL is encoded by the exons ATGTGTTTGCACCGTTCACATGTAGTGCTCCCAAACCCCGTGACCAGCACCGCCCAGCAACAGGTCCCAAAGAAGACGGAATTTTCCAGGGGCCGAGCGCGCACCGTGTTCAGCGAGGAGCAGAAAAGGAAACTGATGCAACGGTTTCACAGGCAGAAATATATTTCTCCACAAGAGAGGACAGAGCTCGCCACCGCCCTCGGACTGAATTGTAAACAG GTCAAGACATGGTATCAGAATAGGAGGATGAAGCTGAAACGCAGTCAGTGTCTCCAAACCCCAGGAACCTCTTGGGATCAACCCAGTTTCAATCCTGTTTCATCCCAG ACAGTTAGCTGTCttctagtcctctggcacctcatctctGGCCAGGGAAGACTTGAAAATGATGGCCAATATCTCTGA